The DNA sequence ACGTCGCCGACACCGTCCACTACGGCGAGCTGGCCTCACGTCTGGCCGTGATCGTGGCGGGCCCCGCGGTGAACCTGCTGGAGACGCTGGCCGACCGCCTGGTCGCGGCCTGCATGGAGGACGACCGGGTGGCGCGGGCGACGGTCACCGTCCACAAGCCACAGGCGCCGATCCCGCTGTCCTTCGGTGACGTGAGCGTCACGGCCACCGGGCGCAGGTGACGCGCGGACATCTGACACCTGCCGCATGCTGCGCGGCTTGTCGGGCCGCAGGGGGCACCGTACTCTCTGCTATGGATCCGACACCGGACCAAGACATGGAAATATCCCGGCGCTAACCACTGACAGTACTCGACACGAAGCAGGGTGTTACTCGGCGCATCCCACCGATGAGCACCCCCATCGGTAAGGCTTAAGCGATTATGCAGCGCCGGGTCGCGGCGGGGAGGTAACAAATGATCGCCATGGAGCTCGCCCAGGCGGCGTGGACGCACGCCACAGCGACGCTGAGCCCGCTCGCCGACGCCGTCCTGGCCGCACCCGGGGACCCCAAGGGCGAGATCGCCACCACGAACATCCTGACCTTCTTCGCGACCAAGATCTCCCCGATCCTGCTCGCGATCCTGGGCGTGATCTTCATCGGGCGCGCCAGCAAGGGCGAGGTCTCGAAGGTGCTCACCAGTTCCGCGATCGCCATCATCGGCATCGCCTTCATCGTCGGCGCCGGTGCGCTGCTGCTGGTCGGGGAAAAC is a window from the Catellatospora sp. TT07R-123 genome containing:
- the folB gene encoding dihydroneopterin aldolase produces the protein MGLIRLTGLRVRGHHGVFDFERRDGQDFVVDVELELDLAPAAASDDVADTVHYGELASRLAVIVAGPAVNLLETLADRLVAACMEDDRVARATVTVHKPQAPIPLSFGDVSVTATGRR